The DNA segment CCTCGACCCAGGACCACCGGCCACCATCGTGGAATGCTGCACCGTCGCGGCACGACTTCGCGAAGCACTCGAAGCCGATGGGCTCACCGTATACCCCAAGACGAGCGGATCGAAGGGCATGCAGCTCTACTCTCCGGTCACCGTCGGCTCGGCCGACCGGACGAGGACCTACGCCAAGGAGCTGGCCGAAAAGCTGGAACAGGACGATCCCGGGCTCGTCACCTCGCGCATGGCCAGAAACCTGCGGCCCCGCAAGGTATTCATCGACTGGAGCCAGAACAACACCCAGAAGACCACCGTGGCGCCCTATTCGCTTCGAGCCCGCGCGCTCCCCACCGTTTCGACCCCGCTCGACTGGGACGAGGTCCAGACGTGCGAGCGCCCCGACGACCTTGTTTTCACCGCTGACGACGTGCTCGAACGCGTCAGGGACATCGGCGATCTCTTCGAACCGCTCTTGGCCACCGACCGGCCCCGGCTTTAGCCCGACAACCGATCGTCGAAGAAAGCAAGGGTCCTTCCCCACGCGAG comes from the Prauserella marina genome and includes:
- the ligD gene encoding non-homologous end-joining DNA ligase, whose amino-acid sequence is MTDSLVDIEGRRLRLSNLDKILYPEVGFTKGEVIDYYARIAPVLLPHVRDRPLTLKRYPNGVEATSFFEKNVSRHAPDWVRTVRIETPGSSRGAESADYALVQDLPTLVWAAQLASLELHIPQWTVGPRDGKRDPDLLVFDLDPGPPATIVECCTVAARLREALEADGLTVYPKTSGSKGMQLYSPVTVGSADRTRTYAKELAEKLEQDDPGLVTSRMARNLRPRKVFIDWSQNNTQKTTVAPYSLRARALPTVSTPLDWDEVQTCERPDDLVFTADDVLERVRDIGDLFEPLLATDRPRL